One Cyprinus carpio isolate SPL01 chromosome A16, ASM1834038v1, whole genome shotgun sequence genomic region harbors:
- the LOC109066486 gene encoding synaptotagmin-11-like isoform X1, whose amino-acid sequence MAEITEIRAAYDMSPVLAGFIGAGVLVVAVIAVIFVWTCCQKHYNRTNYKLHGIQSEQSDPLTDPPYRFIHMLKGMSIYPETLTSSKRLIRVARQARSQTTDGAQNNNGRPVVLVDMDSAAERGLLGEKQMQMRLEESGHEVPKLERELPMCADDCCLDSSSASSSQTSSTTVSNTATPFTPADEPSRGDLSIAIDYNLPKKALVVTILEARGLLAVEGQAGSADPYVKMTILPEKKHRVKTRVLRKTLEPAFDETFTFYGVPYSSLSDLTLHFLVLSFDRFSRDDVIGEAMVPLAGVDPSTGRVHITQQITKRSMQCVSRGELLVSLSYQPVSHRLSVVVLKAKHLPKLDITGLSGNPYVKLNVFYGQKRIAKKKTHVKKFTLNPVFNESFIYDVPAELLPDISIEFLVMDFDRTTKNQALGRLVLGANSPCPSGATHWQEVCQNPRRQISKWHMLSEY is encoded by the exons ATGGCTGAGATCACTGAAATACGCGCGGCGTACG aTATGTCCCCAGTGCTGGCGGGGTTTATCGGTGCTGGTGTGTTGGTCGTTGCAGTCATTGCAGTAATCTTTGTGTGGACTTGCtgtcaaaaacattacaacaggACGAACTACAAGCTTCATGGAATCCAATCGGAACAAAGTGATCCTCTCACAGACCCTCCGTACAGGTTTATTCACATGCTGAAAGGAATGAGCATCTACCCCGAAACGCTTACCAGCAGCAAGAGGCTCATACGAGTGGCACGCCAGGCCAGATCCCAGACCACCGATGGGGCTCAAAACAACAATGGCCGCCCAGTGGTGCTCGTAGATATGGACTCAGCTGCAGAAAGAGGCCTGCTGGGAGAGAAACAAATGCAGATGAGGCTTGAGGAAAGTGGTCATGAGGTTCCCAAGCTGGAGAGGGAACTTCCCATGTGTGCGGATGACTGCTGTCTGGACAGCAGCTCTGCTAGCAGCAGTCAGACCTCCAGTACTACGGTTTCCAACACGGCTACACCCTTCACCCCCGCAGATGAGCCCAGCCGAGGAGATCTCAGCATTGCAATCGATTATAACTTGCCCAAGAAGGCATTGGTGGTCACCATCCTGGAGGCTCGGGGGTTACTGGCAGTGGAAGGCCAGGCGGGCAGTGCTGACCCCTATGTGAAGATGACCATTCTCCCAGAGAAGAAACATCGCGTTAAGACTCGGGTCCTGAGGAAGACTCTGGAACCTGCGTTTGATGAGACCTTCACATTTTATGGCGTGCCATACAGCTCCCTGTCAGATCTCACTCTGCACTTCTTGGTGCTGAGCTTTGATCGGTTCTCACGAGACGATGTGATCGGGGAGGCAATGGTTCCGCTGGCAGGTGTGGACCCGAGTACAGGCCGGGTCCATATTACGCAACAGATCACAAAGAGAAGTATGCAG TGCGTGAGCCGTGGAGAGCTGCTGGTCTCTCTGTCCTATCAGCCGGTTTCTCACAGGCTGAGTGTGGTGGTGTTAAAAGCGAAACACCTTCCAAAACTGGACATCACTGGCCTATCTGGAa ATCCGTATGTGAAGTTGAATGTGTTCTATGGCCAAAAGCGCATTGCCAAGAAGAAAACACACGTGAAGAAGTTCACTCTCAATCCAGTCTTTAACGAATCCTTCATCTACGATGTGCCAGCTGAGTTGCTGCCAGACATCTCTATCGAGTTCCTAGTCATGGACTTTGACCGCACTACTAAAAACCAAGCCTTGGGACGCCTGGTGCTTGGCGCAAACAGCCCCTGTCCCTCGGGAGCAACCCACTGGCAGGAGGTCTGCCAAAACCCACGGCGCCAAATCTCAAAGTGGCACATGCTCAGCGAATATTAG
- the LOC109066486 gene encoding synaptotagmin-11-like isoform X2, protein MSPVLAGFIGAGVLVVAVIAVIFVWTCCQKHYNRTNYKLHGIQSEQSDPLTDPPYRFIHMLKGMSIYPETLTSSKRLIRVARQARSQTTDGAQNNNGRPVVLVDMDSAAERGLLGEKQMQMRLEESGHEVPKLERELPMCADDCCLDSSSASSSQTSSTTVSNTATPFTPADEPSRGDLSIAIDYNLPKKALVVTILEARGLLAVEGQAGSADPYVKMTILPEKKHRVKTRVLRKTLEPAFDETFTFYGVPYSSLSDLTLHFLVLSFDRFSRDDVIGEAMVPLAGVDPSTGRVHITQQITKRSMQCVSRGELLVSLSYQPVSHRLSVVVLKAKHLPKLDITGLSGNPYVKLNVFYGQKRIAKKKTHVKKFTLNPVFNESFIYDVPAELLPDISIEFLVMDFDRTTKNQALGRLVLGANSPCPSGATHWQEVCQNPRRQISKWHMLSEY, encoded by the exons ATGTCCCCAGTGCTGGCGGGGTTTATCGGTGCTGGTGTGTTGGTCGTTGCAGTCATTGCAGTAATCTTTGTGTGGACTTGCtgtcaaaaacattacaacaggACGAACTACAAGCTTCATGGAATCCAATCGGAACAAAGTGATCCTCTCACAGACCCTCCGTACAGGTTTATTCACATGCTGAAAGGAATGAGCATCTACCCCGAAACGCTTACCAGCAGCAAGAGGCTCATACGAGTGGCACGCCAGGCCAGATCCCAGACCACCGATGGGGCTCAAAACAACAATGGCCGCCCAGTGGTGCTCGTAGATATGGACTCAGCTGCAGAAAGAGGCCTGCTGGGAGAGAAACAAATGCAGATGAGGCTTGAGGAAAGTGGTCATGAGGTTCCCAAGCTGGAGAGGGAACTTCCCATGTGTGCGGATGACTGCTGTCTGGACAGCAGCTCTGCTAGCAGCAGTCAGACCTCCAGTACTACGGTTTCCAACACGGCTACACCCTTCACCCCCGCAGATGAGCCCAGCCGAGGAGATCTCAGCATTGCAATCGATTATAACTTGCCCAAGAAGGCATTGGTGGTCACCATCCTGGAGGCTCGGGGGTTACTGGCAGTGGAAGGCCAGGCGGGCAGTGCTGACCCCTATGTGAAGATGACCATTCTCCCAGAGAAGAAACATCGCGTTAAGACTCGGGTCCTGAGGAAGACTCTGGAACCTGCGTTTGATGAGACCTTCACATTTTATGGCGTGCCATACAGCTCCCTGTCAGATCTCACTCTGCACTTCTTGGTGCTGAGCTTTGATCGGTTCTCACGAGACGATGTGATCGGGGAGGCAATGGTTCCGCTGGCAGGTGTGGACCCGAGTACAGGCCGGGTCCATATTACGCAACAGATCACAAAGAGAAGTATGCAG TGCGTGAGCCGTGGAGAGCTGCTGGTCTCTCTGTCCTATCAGCCGGTTTCTCACAGGCTGAGTGTGGTGGTGTTAAAAGCGAAACACCTTCCAAAACTGGACATCACTGGCCTATCTGGAa ATCCGTATGTGAAGTTGAATGTGTTCTATGGCCAAAAGCGCATTGCCAAGAAGAAAACACACGTGAAGAAGTTCACTCTCAATCCAGTCTTTAACGAATCCTTCATCTACGATGTGCCAGCTGAGTTGCTGCCAGACATCTCTATCGAGTTCCTAGTCATGGACTTTGACCGCACTACTAAAAACCAAGCCTTGGGACGCCTGGTGCTTGGCGCAAACAGCCCCTGTCCCTCGGGAGCAACCCACTGGCAGGAGGTCTGCCAAAACCCACGGCGCCAAATCTCAAAGTGGCACATGCTCAGCGAATATTAG
- the LOC109066417 gene encoding mothers against decapentaplegic homolog 4, producing the protein MSVNAPSSSDACLSIVHSLMCHRQGGENESFAKRAIESLVKKLKEKRDELDSLITAITTNGVHPSKCVTIQRTLDGRLQVAGRKGFPHVIYARLWRWPDLHKNELKHVKFCQYAFDLKYDNVCVNPYHYERVVSPGIVGFSLPNTGRLIKEEHIHDCIQMEGLSSMTLQQDHHPPDHYSPQPLRLMSPEPPQRTTSSVTLYPSLPLSPPSSANRLSMQAERPEGLLQIASPAGRALTSGSPPSTPTHSHAPTHSQPSSQQPSVSQSEYSTSKHTQTPGSYHTTTWTGNSTASYSPSGPQQNGRSHQQAPPPHTSHFWSQHHTPASYPQQVSNHPGPEFWCSISYFEMDVQVGEMFKVLANCPVVTVDGYVDPSGGDRFCLGQLSNVHRTDASERARLHIGKGVQLECRGEGDVWMRCLSDHAVFVQSYYLDREAGRAPGDAVHKIYPGALIKVFDLRQCHRQMQQQAATAQAAAAAQAAAVAGNIPGPGSVGGIAPAISLSAAAGIGVDDLRRLCILRLSFVKGWGPDYPRQTIKQTPCWVEVHLHRALQLLDEVLHTMPLADPGPAN; encoded by the exons ATGTCTGTGAATGCGCCCAGCAGCAGTGATGCATGTTTAAGCATCGTTCATAGCCTGATGTGCCACCGCCAGGGGGGAGAGAATGAGAGCTTCGCCAAACGTGCCATAGAAAGCCTGGTAAAGAAACTCAAAGAGAAAAGAGATGAGCTCGACTCCCTCATCACCGCTATCACCACAAATGGAGTCCATCCAAGCAAGTGTGTCACCATACAAAGAACACTGGATGGACGTTTGCAG GTGGCTGGGCGGAAGGGTTTCCCTCATGTCATATACGCTCGTCTGTGGCGATGGCCGGACCTTCACAAGAATGAACTCAAGCATGTCAAGTTCTGCCAGTATGCATTCGATCTGAAGTACGATAATGTGTGTGTCAACCCTTACCACTATGAGCGCGTGGTGTCCCCTGGGATTG tgggaTTCAGTTTGCCAAACACAG GCAGGCTGATAAAAGAAGAGCACATACATGACTGCATCCAGATGGAGGGTCTGTCAAGTATGACCTTACAGCAAGACCATCATCCTCCAGATCACTACAGCCCACAGCCGCTGAGACTGATGTCCCCAGAGCCACCCCAGCGGACCACTTCCTCAGTCACTCTCTACCCCAGTCTGCCCCTCTCTCCACCCT CAAGTGCAAACCGGTTGTCAATGCAGGCAGAACGCCCTGAGGGACTGTTGCAGATCGCCTCACCAGCGGGACGGGCCTTGACCTCTGGCTCTCCACCTTCCACCCCAACACACAGTCACGCACCCACACATAGCCAGCCTTCGTCCCAGCAACCCTCTGTCAGCCAGAGTGAATATAGCACCTCCAAGCACACACAGACACCGGGATCTTACCACA CAACAACCTGGACCGGGAACAGCACAGCCTCCTATTCTCCTTCTGGACCACAGCAGAATGGGCGGAGTCATCAACAAGCCCCTCCCCCTCATACCAGCCACTTCT GGTCTCAGCATCATACACCAGCCTCATACCCTCAACAAGTCTCCAACCATCCAG GCCCAGAGTTCTGGTGCTCAATCTCCTACTTCGAGATGGACGTGCAGGTCGGGGAGATGTTTAAGGTTCTAGCCAATTGTCCTGTGGTGACCGTGGATGGATATGTGGACCCTTCGGGTGGGGACCGCTTTTGTTTGGGTCAGCTTAGCAATGTTCACCGAACTGATGCCAGCGAGAGGGCACG GCTTCACATTGGTAAAGGTGTTCAGCTGGAATGCCGTGGGGAGGGGGATGTGTGGATGCGTTGCCTTAGTGACCATGCTGTATTCGTGCAAAGTTACTACTTGGACAGAGAAGCAGGGAGAGCGCCAGGGGACGCCGTTCACAAGATCTACCCAGGAGCCCTCATTAAG GTGTTTGATCTTCGTCAGTGTCACAGGCAGATGCAGCAGCAAGCGGCGACTGCACAGGCAGCTGCGGCTGCGCAGGCTGCAGCAGTGGCTGGGAACATCCCGGGGCCTGGCAGTGTTGGAGGAATCGCTCCAGCCATCA gtCTGTCAGCAGCAGCTGGGATAGGAGTTGATGACCTGCGGCGCTTGTGTATCCTGCGGCTGAGTTTCGTAAAGGGCTGGGGACCTGACTACCCTCGACAGACCATCAAACAGACACCGTGCTGGGTGGAAGTTCATCTACACCGTGCCCTGCAGCTGCTAGACGAGGTCCTGCACACCATGCCCCTCGCTGACCCCGGACCTGCCAACTGA
- the chtopb gene encoding chromatin target of PRMT1b has translation MNPLDPQKIILNSTCTVSLHDRFTSLLEHQPAGVMDITAAVNQQTAASLKNQRLALEMANKPSVLAALNNTSNINNQLCKVSMKARLGHLRGGMMGLRGQMRGGGGGGGRTGLVKGFYTRRSISSLRGVVSSLGVQKGWGQQQRGGNVIWPAPMGSRGGGAIKKTEGNAERQVPHPETAQGGGCLMSVSRAYSGCSRARFDSHHIPSREQLDEQLDDYMSMSKSHLDAELDAYMAQVDLDDIM, from the exons ATGAATCCTTTGGATCCCCAAAAGATCATTCTGAACAGCACATGCACAGTCTCTCTGCATGACCG CTTCACCAGTTTGCTGGAGCATCAGCCAGCAGGTGTGATGGACATCACAGCCGCAGTGAACCAGCAGACTGCAGCCTCGCTGAAGAACCAGCGCCTGGCTCTGGAGATGGCCAACAAACCTTCTGTGCTGGCCGCCCTAAATAACACATCT AATATAAATAATCAACTGTGCAAAGTGAGCATGAAGGCGAGACTTGGCCATCTGAGAGGGGGCATGATGGGATTGCGGGGGCAAATGAGAGGAGGAGGTGGCGGAGGCGGCAGAACAGGATTGGTCAAAGGATTTTACACAAGGAGAA GCATAAGTAGTCTGCGAGGGGTAGTCTCCTCACTAGGTGTTCAGAAAGGGTGGGGCCAGCAACAGCGTGGAGGAAATGTGATTTGGCCTGCACCAATGGGAAGCAGAGGGGGAGGAGCCATTAAAAAGACAG AAGGAAATGCAGAGCGACAGGTGCCGCATCCAGAAACAGCACAAG GTGGTGGATGTTTGATGTCTGTCAGTAGGGCGTATTCAGGGTGCAGCCGGGCCAGATTCGACAGCCACCACATTCCTTCTCGAGAGCAGTTGGATGAACAACTGGATGACTACATGTCCATGTCCAAGAGCCATCTGGACGCAGAGCTGGATGCATATATGGCTCAGGTTGATTTGGATGACATAATGTGA